The following proteins are encoded in a genomic region of Lytechinus variegatus isolate NC3 chromosome 7, Lvar_3.0, whole genome shotgun sequence:
- the LOC121418217 gene encoding enhancer of rudimentary homolog, which yields MAHTILLIQPDAPMSKTYADYSSIKECMEGICRIFEEHLKTCHPSSPSITYDISELFEFIDNMTDISCLVLDTETKCNYVPKNKLWIKEKIYVTLSKEAAK from the exons ATG gcTCACACAATTTTGCTCATTCAGCCCGACGCCCCCATGTCCAAAACGTATGCAGACTACAGCAGTATCAAGGAGTGCATGGAAG GTATTTGCCGGATCTTCGAAGAGCATCTTAAAACGTGTCATCCAAGTAGTCCATCAATCACATATGATATCAGCGAGCTGTTTGAATTCATCGATAACATGACAGATATCTCATGCCTGGT TCTGGACACAGAGACGAAATGCAACTACGTACCAAAGAACAAATTATGGATCAAGGAGAAGATATATGTAACGCTAAGCAAAGAAGCAGCCAAGTAG